The genomic stretch CCTGGAACTACACCTATGATGAGTTCCGCAGGCTCACGAGCGTCACCGATCCCCTCGGACGCGTCACAACGATTGCGTATCAGCCCGACAGCATCGAAAACAAGCCCCTCTCCGTCACCCTACCCAGTGGCAAGAAGACCATCTTCCAGTATGACCGAGCCTGGAACCTGACCAGCAAGACCGAGGGGGCAGGAAGTGCCGATGCCGCGACGACGAGTTACAGCTACGATAACGTCAATAACCTCATCCGCATGGTGGATGGGACAGGGAAAGCCTGGACCTACACCTACGATAACCGCAACCGCCGCATAAGTGCCAAGGACCCGCTCGGCAATACCACCTCCTATGCCTATGATGCCGAGGGGAATCTTGTCTCCTCAACCCGTCCCGATGGTAAAACGAGCTCCAGCACCTACGACACCATGAACCGCCTGACCAGCACGACTGATCAAGCAGGCAATACCACCGTGTTTGCCTATGATGGTGGCGGCAATCTCCTCTCCACGACCGATGCGAAGGGAGGCACTTATGCCTACACCTACGACAGCCTCAACCGCCGCTTAAGCATGAGCTACCCCGACGGAACAATCGAGCAATGGGCCTACGACGGCGTTGGCAACTTGAGCACGTACACAACTCGGGCGGGACAGGTCTGCTCCTATAGCTACGACGCCCGCAATCGGAATACCGGCTACTCTTGGAGTGATGGGACGCAGGGGGTCTCCAAGAGCTATGACGTGGCAGGCAGACTCCTGAGCCTCAGCAATGCCGCCTCGGTGATTAGCTACAGCTACGACTCAGCCAACGAACTCCTGAGTGAAACCCAATCCGTCACCGGACAAACTCCCCATACCCTCTCCTACAGCTACGATCCTGATGGCAACCGAACGGGGAAGACCTATCCAAGCGGCTCACAGATTGGGCTTGGCTACAGTGGCCGCAACCTCCCTGCCAGCATCGTCGTGGAGGGAACCAGCATGGCAACCTTCCGGTACGATGGGAATGGGAAGCGCGTGAGTAGGACCCTGGAAAATGGGATCACCACCACCGCAACCTATGACACGGCCAGCCGACTCACTGGGCTCTCCTCACCGGTAGCATCCTACAGCTACAGCCTTGATAGCCTCGGTTGCCGCACCACCCGCTCAGAAAGCACGCCCCAGGGTGCTAAGCGCGATAGCTACGCCTATGACCCGATCAGCCAGCTCACCGGAGTGAACTATGCCAGTGGGGCAAGGACTACCTATGCCTATGATGCCCTAGGTAATCGAACCACCGTCACCACGACCGCAGGAGGAAACTCTATCGTCATCCCCTACTTGGCCAATGCGTGTAACCAGTACAACCAGATTGGTGGACTCCTGGTGAGTTCCGATGCCAATGGCAACCTCACGAGCGATCAGAATGGCAATACCTACACCTACGATGCGCAGAACAGATTGACTTCAGCACGGAGCGGTACCAACACTATGAGCGTGAGCTACGATGCACGCAATCGAGTCGTGAGTCGCACCATCAATGGAGTCACAACTTCCTATGCCTACGATGGATGGAACCTCATTGAGGATTATGACGGCGCAGGCAATGAGTTAGCCCGCTACATCCATGGGCCGCAGAGTGATGACATATTGGCTAAAATCTCTCCTACTGGTGCGGTGTACTATATCCAGGATGGGAACCAAAACGTGACGACCATCACTGATAGCACGGGGGCCGTGCAGGAACGCTACACCTATGATGTGTATGGGACAGCGACCATCACCGATGCTGGTGGGAATGTGCTGACGGTGTCAGGAGTGGGCAACCGCTTCCTCTTCACAGGCCGTGAGTACCTCAGCGAGATCGGGCTCTATGATTATCGCAATCGAGTCTATAGCGCGACGTTGGGGAGATTCCTCCAGACTGATCCGATCGGATTTGAGGCAGGGGATATTAATATCTACCGATATGTGGGGAATGATCCGGTGAATTGGGTTGATCCCATGGGGGAGTGCGGAATAAATAATATAACAACATTCTTTGGAATTAATATTAGCATTATTCCATTTGGTGGAGCAACATTTGAACTGGGGGTTTATTCAAGTCAAGACGGTTTTGGTTTATTTGCTTCAGCTGGCACAGGGCAAGGTCTTGATATGTCTATCTCTGGTAATTGGGGCTATATCAATGGTGGTGCTTCAGTTTTTGCAGGACCTTTTATCAACGGTAGCTTAGGGGTTGGAAAATTAGGTGGTACGGTTCATCAGAATGGATCAGGAAAAACAGTTGGATATAGCGCTTCTGTCGGTCCAGGGCTTACGCCGATATCTGGATCAAAAACGCAAACTTTTACTGCTATCACACCACCGATTTCATTTTGGTAGCCGTAATTATTATTTAGTTAGTCGTGGATTATGCAACAAAAGAAAAATAAAATTATAGATCAATAATCTATTTATGAAGTATCACAAAGTATATGATTTGATTGAAAATGGTAGTTCTGAATGGATCTTTCCTGCCATTGGAATTACTTTTATAGCTTTTGGAATTGTTTTTATCGTCTTTAGAGGATGGCTTTATCCTTCTGCTTTGCAGTCGCTCACTTTTGCTTTTGTGGGATTTGGCATTCTGTGGACTATATTAGCTCTATTTTTTACAACATTTAGCCATAACAAACTTTCGAAAGCGCTTCGTGAAAATCGTTGTTTGATAACTGAAGGAGTTGTTACTGAATTTAATCCAATGCCACTTTCTGGACATGGATATGAATCTTTTATTGTTTCCGGAAATAAATTCCAATATTCTGATTATATTATTAGTCCTGGTTTTCGAAAAACCCAAGCGCATGGAGGAACTGTTCGTAAAGGGGTTTATGTTCGTGTTTATTATGTTGGCAATGACATTGCACGACTGGAAATTGGCTCTCCACGTAAATAAGGGTTAAAAAGTGAAAAAAGGGTCCCACGCATAACGCCTAGAAAAAAAGGGTCGGTCATTCAGAATGACACATTATTCCTACAGCTACAGCCTTGATAGCCTCGGTCGCCGCACCACCCGCTCAGAAAGCACCCTCCAGGGTGCTAAGCGCGATAGCTACGCCTATGACCCGATCAGCCAGCTCACCGGAGTGAACTATGCCAGTGGGGCAAGGACTACCTATGCCTATGATGCTGTGGGTAACAGGACAAGCGTCACCACGACCGCAAGTGGAAGTGGAAGTGGGAGTGGCAATAGCACCACCATCCCATACCTAGCCAATGCGTGTAACCAGTACACCAGGATTGGTGGACTCCTAGTGAGCTCCGATGCCAATGGCAACCTCACGAGCGATCAGAATGGCAATACCTACACCTACGATGCTCAATACATAGCCGTGGGAACGGCTTGGATAGAGTGTGCAGCAGCACAGCCCCAAGCTATAGCGGTGGGGCGAGACGAGCGGGCGCGAGCGAGTCAAAATAGGGTTGCAACAGCACGGAGCGGTACCAACACTATGAGCGTGAGCTACGATGCACGCAATCGAGTCGTGAGTCGCACCATCAATGGAGTCACAACTTCCTATGCCTACGATGGATGGAACCTCATTGAGGATTACGATGCGAGTGGTAACGAACTCGCCCGCTACATCCATGGGCCGCAGAGTGATGACATATTGGCTAAGATCTCTCCCACTGGTGCGGTGTACTACATCCAGGATGGGAACCAAAACGTGACGACGATCACTGATGGCACAGGAGCCGTTCAGGAACGCTACAGCTATGATGTCTATGGTACAGCGACCATCACGGATGCTTCTGGCAATACTCTGACCGTATCAGGAGTGGGGAACCGTTTCCTCTTCACCGGGCGCGAACTGATAAGCCAAATCGGCATCTACGACTATCGGAATCGCGTTTACTCAGCGACGCTGGGGCGATTCCTCCAAACCGATCCGATCAGGTTCGAGGCCGGGGATATCAATATCTATCGCTATGTGGGGAATGGGCCGGTGAATGGGACGGATCCGATGGGGTTATACTGTCAAGAAGGCGATGCAAGTATTGACACTGACGGAGATCCTAATTACAATAAGTATGGTACCGATGGTAAATATCCTGATAATAAACATAGCGATAAAACATCAGCAGGTGATAAATATGATCCTACTTCACCAGGCGTAAATGCACCTTATGAATCATATGCGCATGTCGGAGACCATGTCAAAATTGAAGCAAATGGAAAATCTGTGGATGCTGTAGTATTTGATAAAACTGATAAAGCTCATGCAAAAGAACATACCAACAAACCTGAATTTAACGAAGCTGCTGCAAAGGCTTTAGGCCTTGGTGTAGAGCATAATAATAAAAGTGGTCCATATCCCTTTTTTCCGGGCGACAAAAGCCACGGTCAAGTTCATACCAAAATACTTTTTTAGGAAAATGAAAAGTATATTAAATGTAATATTGGCTTTAAATATTCTGCTTTGCGCCCATTTACATTGTTCAAGTGTAAAAAACGATAAGAAAATCTTCTCTCCGGATGGGAAAAGCTATATATTTATATCTGATAAACCCAGCCCCAAAGGCGGGACTATTACATATTATAATATATATTATAAAGGGAAAAATTATATCATCGAAAATAATTCCACTCCTACATACAGGATTCAATGGAGCAAAGATTCAAATAGAATATACACAATGAATCATGTGTATAAAGAAACTATCGTTCAGATGCTAAATTTTTCAGATAATCATTGGCAGCTAATTCAAATCAACCCGCCGTTCAAATCGATGGAAAACCTCTATTGGACTGCTACTGGTTGGAAAATCGAAGATAGATATTTAACTATATCTTGCGCATATACCAAAAATATGTTTTCTGAAAAACCGCAATATTATATCGGGGAATTCAAATATGATATTTTCAATGAAAAATCGTACGATCTCAAATCAAGAGAAATTTCATTTGATAATTATGTAATCTACAGTGATAGAAATGATGTATCTAAGTAACCTCAATGTAAAATGAGTCAGTCGTTGCAAATTGACATATTTGAGTGGGGAGTAGGAAATTAGTATTCTTATATCACCTTATGAAGCAATACTTCTAGCACAATGGTGATTTCTGACATTGCACGCAATCGAGTCGTGAGTCGCACCATCAATGGAGTCACAACTTCCTATGCCTATGATGGCTGGAACCTCATTGAGGATTATGACGGCGCAGGCAATGAGTTAGCCCGCTACATCCATGGGCCTCAGAGTGATGACATATTGGCTAAAATCTCTCCTACTGGTGCGGTGTACTATATCCAGGATGGGAACCATAATGTCACAGCGATCACTGATGGCACAGGAGCCGTTCAGGAACGCTACAGCTATGATGTCTATGGTACAGCGACCATCACGGATGCTGCGGGGAATGTGCTGACGGTTTCCGGTCAGGGCAATCGGTTTATGTTCACGGGAAGGGAGTTCGTTTCTCAAATCGGGCTGTATGACTATCGGAATCGCGTTTACTCAGCGACGCTGGGTCGATTCCTCCAAACCGATCCGATCAGGTTCGAGGCCGGGGATATCAATATCTACCGGTATGTGGGGAATGGGCCGGTGAGTGGGACCGATCCGATGGGGTTGTGCCCTTTTAACCCAGCTTACAATCCAGGGCTGGGCAACAATAATGTACTAGGTGGAGGGTATGCTCCCAATCTGCCCGGAGGAACTGATCCGGGTGCCAACTTCAAGGGTTTAGGAATAGCAGCTTTAGGCGCGGCGGCAATTGCAACTGGAGGAGAGGCTTTGGTAGCCGCTGCTCCGGCTATTGGAGCCTTAGCAACTGCTGGCTTCAATGCTGCTGTGGGGTATGCTATCCAGAATCCACAGCAGGTTGTGAATGCAGCCAATAATTTAGGGAATGTTATTGAGGGGGCTATATATCCTACTCCGCCATCAAATCGTGCGCAATTGTTAGGAAACATTGGTTCAATTATTTATAATAGCATTAATCCTTAGGGTTTTTAACATATGAAATCTTACATAAACTTCTCTGGAATGATTTCAGTTTTTCTAATCCTCATAGGAATAAACACGATTTATACTGGTCATATAGGAAAATATCAATCTATACAACTCAACGGGAAAGAAGCATATATAACAGGGATTATTTTTTTAATATCTGGATTGTTATTTCTAAGGATTTCGTATAAATCTCGCGATAGGTGATGCGTTCAGAAATAGGTTCATTTCCTAAGAAAAGGGGTCGGTTCGAGAAATTTTCCATTTCCTGAGTTTCAGATAAAATCCCTTTTTCCTGAGTCTCGATGCCAAGATTTCCCCCACAGGTGCGGTGTACTACATCCAGGATGGGAACCAAAACGTGACTACGATCACTGATAGCACGGGGGCCATGCAGGAACGCTACACCTATGATGTCTATGGGACAGCGGCCATCACGGATGGCGCAGGGAATGTGCTGACGGTTTCCGGTCAGGGCAACCGTTTCCTCTTCACAGGCCGTGAACTGATTAGCCAAATCGGCATTTATGATTACAGGAACAGGGTCTATAGCGCGACGCTGGGGAGGTTTTTACAGACCGATCCGATCAGGTTCCAAGCAGGAGATATTAATATCTACCGATATGTGGGGAATGGGCCGGTGAATGGGATTGATCCGAGTGGGGAGTGCCAATGGGAATCTCACCTCTGACCAAAATGGCAATACCTACACCTCCTTTCTGAAAAGGGGCGGGGCTATTATTGCTGAGCCTTGGCGGGCAACTGATCGTGTTTGGAAACAAGATGGTTGAGGGCCAGGTAGGTGAGGCCTCCACCCAAAAGGGAGAGGGTCATATTGAGGAGGGTGTCTGTCATGATGGTCTGACGTTGCCAGGGTGCCTCGCGTTCAAAGGAAATTACGCGGCTTTGAGAAAGTGGTTTTTATGGTAAGTGCGGTGGCCAGTTTTTCCAGATAGTCAGTCCGTGGAATTTCCCTGGCACCGAATTGTTCCAGATGGGGGGTGGTCCATTGGCTGTCGAGCAATGTAAAGCCCCCCTTTTTCAAGATCTCCACGAGATGCCAGAGCGCGACCTTCGAGGCATCGGTGACACGGTGGAACATCGACTCTCCGAAGAAGGCTCCGCCGATGGAGACTCCATAGAGTCCCCCCGCCAGCTTATCATCCTGCCAGACCTCCACCGAATGAGCATGGCCGCTCTCAAAAAGGAGGGTATAGCTCTCTGCGATCACTTCCGTAATCCAAGTCTCTTCGCGTGACGCACAGGCCTGCATGACCTCTTGAAACGCCGTGTCGATACGGACATCCCAGCTACGGTTTTTGAGAATCCTCTTGAGTCCGTGCGGCGTGTGAAATTCCTCCAGCGGGAGGATGCCTCTGGGGTCGGGCGAGTACCAACGGATTTCCCCGTCAGGCATCCCCATCGGGAAGATCCCCGAGGCATAGGCCTCCAAGAGCAGATCGGGAGGGATACCACTTTTCATTTTCAGGTCTCAGGTTTCAGCTTTCATCCTTTTCTGTCCATCCTTCCCGTATTGCCTTCTGGATCGGATCTTTTAGGGTCGCAGGGTGAATCTTCTCCGAATTCTTCTCGCCTCCGTCCTTATCATGATCCCCGCCTTCTGTCTGACCGGTTGCGCCACGGCTGAGAGTAATGTCGATGATGTCGCCGACACAGCCGTTAAGGGGCTTGAGGGTAAAGGGCAACTGTATAACGAAAAGGTGATGAAGGGCGACATGGGTGGCCAATTTGGGAATGACTTCCAATAAGCCCAGAGCCCAACCTAGAACCCAGACGACACCCTTTTCCATTCCGACCGAGATGCCAACCCTGTCTAAAAAAATTGTGAAAACCGCAGTCAAGAAGTCACCCGCTAAATCCTCCAAGCCTTCCAAAGCACCAAAAGCCCTCAAGACACCTAAGGCAACATCCAAGATCGTCATCCTCGATTTTGGATCCCAATACACGCAGGTTATTGCCCGACGCGTGCGTGAGTGCCGGGTCTTTTCCGAGATCCTGCCTCACACAACCAAGGCCAGCGAGATCGTCGCTGACGGGACCGTAAAGGGGATCATCCTCTCGGGTGGTCCCGCAAGCGTCTACGCTCCGAAGGCCCCGAAGGTTGACCCAGCGATCTACGATCTGGGCCTTCCGATCCTCGGTATCTGCTACGGCATGCAGCTCCTCTCCCGCGATCTGGGTGGATCCGTGGCCCGCTCCACCCATCGTGAGTATGGAAAGGGGGTTCTTTCCACCATCGGCGCTTCACCGCTCTTCAAGGGGTTACCCAAGAAGATCGATGTCTGGAACAGCCATGGCGACCGCGTTGAGAAATTGCCCAAGGGCTTCACCGCCATCGGGCAGACCGAAAACGCACCCCATGCGGTCATCGCTGATGCCAAAAGAAAAATTTATGGAATGCAGTTCCATCCCGAGGTGCACCACACCCCGAAGGGAAAGGCCATCATCCAGAACTTCATCCATGGTATCTGCGGTTGCCCGAGCGACTGGACAATGGAGTCTTTCATTGAGCGCATCTGCGCGCAGATCCGCGACCAGGTAGGTGACGGGCGCGTGATTCTCGGGCTCAGCGGCGGGGTAGATTCGAGCGTGGCGGCGGCACTCATCCACAAGGCGATCGGTGATCAGCTCACCTGTATCTTCGTTGATAATGGGCTTCTGCGTTCTGGGGAGCGGGATGCGGTCGGCAGGCTCTTCGGGCGAAATTTCAAAATCCGGCTAAAGATCGTCGATGGGGCCGATCGCTTCCTCGGGAAGCTCAAGGGAGTCACCGACCCCGAGAAAAAGCGCAAGATCATCGGAACCGAATTCATCCGCATCTTCGAGCGCTCAGCCGAGGAGCTCCGGAAATCGGCTAAGGGCTCGAAGCACCCCTTCCGCTTTCTTGCGCAGGGGACTCTCTATCCCGATGTCATCGAGAGCGTCTCCATCGCCGGGAATCCCGCCTCGCTCATCAAGAGCCACCACAATGTCGGTGGTCTCCCGGAGGATATGAAATTCGAGCTCGTGGAGCCACTGCGTCAGCTCTTCAAGGACGAGGTCCGCGAGGTGGGTCGCGAACTGGGGCTCCCCCAGGAAGTGGTCGACCGTCAGCCTTTCCCCGGCCCAGGCCTGGCCGTTCGCATCATTGGTGCGATCACGCCGGAGCGTCTCCGCATCGTGCGCGACGCCGACGCGATCGTCCTTCAGGAAATGAAGGCCTCGGGCTGGTACTTTAAGGTCTGGCAGTCCTTCGCCGTCCTCTTGCCGGTCCAGTCGGTCGGCGTGATGGGTGACGAGCGCACCTACGACTACACGATCGCCCTGCGCGTCGTAGAGAGCCAGGATGGCATGACTGCCGACTGGGTGCGTTTGCCGTATGACTTGCTGGCCAAGATCTCCAGCCGCATCATCAACGAGGTGAAGGGTGTGAACCGCTGCGTGCTGGATGTCTCCAGCAAGCCGCCCGCCACCATCGAGTGGGAGTAATCCTTTCCTCGTTTTATGAGCCACAGACGCGCGATCTATCCGGGAAGCTTCGACCCGGTCACGAATGGTCATCTCGACCTGATCACCCGCTCGCTCGGTCTCTTTGACGAGGTGATCGTCGGCGTGGCGGACAATGAGGCCAAGAACCCGCTCTTCACGACTGCTGAGAGGGTCGATCTGATCCAAAAGAGTGTTGGTCCGCACGAGGGACTCTTGGTCGAGCCGCTCAACGGACTGCTGG from Verrucomicrobiota bacterium encodes the following:
- a CDS encoding RHS repeat-associated core domain-containing protein, whose amino-acid sequence is MTHYSYSYSLDSLGRRTTRSESTLQGAKRDSYAYDPISQLTGVNYASGARTTYAYDAVGNRTSVTTTASGSGSGSGNSTTIPYLANACNQYTRIGGLLVSSDANGNLTSDQNGNTYTYDAQYIAVGTAWIECAAAQPQAIAVGRDERARASQNRVATARSGTNTMSVSYDARNRVVSRTINGVTTSYAYDGWNLIEDYDASGNELARYIHGPQSDDILAKISPTGAVYYIQDGNQNVTTITDGTGAVQERYSYDVYGTATITDASGNTLTVSGVGNRFLFTGRELISQIGIYDYRNRVYSATLGRFLQTDPIRFEAGDINIYRYVGNGPVNGTDPMGLYCQEGDASIDTDGDPNYNKYGTDGKYPDNKHSDKTSAGDKYDPTSPGVNAPYESYAHVGDHVKIEANGKSVDAVVFDKTDKAHAKEHTNKPEFNEAAAKALGLGVEHNNKSGPYPFFPGDKSHGQVHTKILF
- the aat gene encoding leucyl/phenylalanyl-tRNA--protein transferase encodes the protein MKSGIPPDLLLEAYASGIFPMGMPDGEIRWYSPDPRGILPLEEFHTPHGLKRILKNRSWDVRIDTAFQEVMQACASREETWITEVIAESYTLLFESGHAHSVEVWQDDKLAGGLYGVSIGGAFFGESMFHRVTDASKVALWHLVEILKKGGFTLLDSQWTTPHLEQFGAREIPRTDYLEKLATALTIKTTFSKPRNFL
- a CDS encoding RHS repeat-associated core domain-containing protein, encoding MTTITDSTGAMQERYTYDVYGTAAITDGAGNVLTVSGQGNRFLFTGRELISQIGIYDYRNRVYSATLGRFLQTDPIRFQAGDINIYRYVGNGPVNGIDPSGECQWESHL
- a CDS encoding RHS repeat-associated core domain-containing protein: MSRTINGVTTSYAYDGWNLIEDYDGAGNELARYIHGPQSDDILAKISPTGAVYYIQDGNHNVTAITDGTGAVQERYSYDVYGTATITDAAGNVLTVSGQGNRFMFTGREFVSQIGLYDYRNRVYSATLGRFLQTDPIRFEAGDINIYRYVGNGPVSGTDPMGLCPFNPAYNPGLGNNNVLGGGYAPNLPGGTDPGANFKGLGIAALGAAAIATGGEALVAAAPAIGALATAGFNAAVGYAIQNPQQVVNAANNLGNVIEGAIYPTPPSNRAQLLGNIGSIIYNSINP
- the guaA gene encoding glutamine-hydrolyzing GMP synthase, which encodes MPTLSKKIVKTAVKKSPAKSSKPSKAPKALKTPKATSKIVILDFGSQYTQVIARRVRECRVFSEILPHTTKASEIVADGTVKGIILSGGPASVYAPKAPKVDPAIYDLGLPILGICYGMQLLSRDLGGSVARSTHREYGKGVLSTIGASPLFKGLPKKIDVWNSHGDRVEKLPKGFTAIGQTENAPHAVIADAKRKIYGMQFHPEVHHTPKGKAIIQNFIHGICGCPSDWTMESFIERICAQIRDQVGDGRVILGLSGGVDSSVAAALIHKAIGDQLTCIFVDNGLLRSGERDAVGRLFGRNFKIRLKIVDGADRFLGKLKGVTDPEKKRKIIGTEFIRIFERSAEELRKSAKGSKHPFRFLAQGTLYPDVIESVSIAGNPASLIKSHHNVGGLPEDMKFELVEPLRQLFKDEVREVGRELGLPQEVVDRQPFPGPGLAVRIIGAITPERLRIVRDADAIVLQEMKASGWYFKVWQSFAVLLPVQSVGVMGDERTYDYTIALRVVESQDGMTADWVRLPYDLLAKISSRIINEVKGVNRCVLDVSSKPPATIEWE
- a CDS encoding DUF6531 domain-containing protein, giving the protein MNTLRYLTASLLLSTLIASSAWCQSPCGNGNKGGGGGTGNPNPAPNNPSDINPPNPDAKKGDPVIPYTGNEYKHIDDLTLWGAVGGIPMRWSRYSNSRAVGGASLFGMAHYWRHSWQWELAPTSPDAKGRSQLILIYPDGAQYTFVQTAPGVWQPTQQVTDTLIQTSTGFELDRKDSTRCIFQKITSGSSFYCLMTAMKDAAGNTTSLAYNANRQLTSITEPAGRSFNIAYKPFSGSQLSSSTFATLLPSLLPTPPSAANWQEVAVTSTTAARYIRLIEADGSYGQIAGLEFYEAGTGNLLTGSIISSDPLHADLAFSGNPSTGWVSSSPSGGFVGLDLGTARKIGRIRYLIVAGKENLLQPAAIAKAGFGGSQAKVVGSNQAPYTVQAISSVTSSDGRSVNYQYTPFVDPTLPYTFPSLTAAIYGDGTKATYGLTQVFPGMRPLVRDWNDPRYDLRQPRYKTIYQSSTTGSVAGAVQSQVNAVTGGTILAISLLNGNLHQPSVTYANGGVETQYYNSGLPGGAAIVQESDANGRMTYYTYTPQGYMATSKDALGRVTSFSWTQQGNPLTKTYPDGSTERWSYNAQESLLSHTDNLGHVTSYARDASNRVTAISYPDGSSEAFSYNNLGQPLTHTLRSGGTESFAYDARGLRLSKADPLGNVTSYGYDTSDRLNRVTDALGHTTTMAYNERGLMTNSVNPDGSSKSFTYTLYGDVQSESNERGATWNYTYDEFRRLTSVTDPLGRVTTIAYQPDSIENKPLSVTLPSGKKTIFQYDRAWNLTSKTEGAGSADAATTSYSYDNVNNLIRMVDGTGKAWTYTYDNRNRRISAKDPLGNTTSYAYDAEGNLVSSTRPDGKTSSSTYDTMNRLTSTTDQAGNTTVFAYDGGGNLLSTTDAKGGTYAYTYDSLNRRLSMSYPDGTIEQWAYDGVGNLSTYTTRAGQVCSYSYDARNRNTGYSWSDGTQGVSKSYDVAGRLLSLSNAASVISYSYDSANELLSETQSVTGQTPHTLSYSYDPDGNRTGKTYPSGSQIGLGYSGRNLPASIVVEGTSMATFRYDGNGKRVSRTLENGITTTATYDTASRLTGLSSPVASYSYSLDSLGCRTTRSESTPQGAKRDSYAYDPISQLTGVNYASGARTTYAYDALGNRTTVTTTAGGNSIVIPYLANACNQYNQIGGLLVSSDANGNLTSDQNGNTYTYDAQNRLTSARSGTNTMSVSYDARNRVVSRTINGVTTSYAYDGWNLIEDYDGAGNELARYIHGPQSDDILAKISPTGAVYYIQDGNQNVTTITDSTGAVQERYTYDVYGTATITDAGGNVLTVSGVGNRFLFTGREYLSEIGLYDYRNRVYSATLGRFLQTDPIGFEAGDINIYRYVGNDPVNWVDPMGECGINNITTFFGINISIIPFGGATFELGVYSSQDGFGLFASAGTGQGLDMSISGNWGYINGGASVFAGPFINGSLGVGKLGGTVHQNGSGKTVGYSASVGPGLTPISGSKTQTFTAITPPISFW